The Mauremys reevesii isolate NIE-2019 linkage group 1, ASM1616193v1, whole genome shotgun sequence genome has a segment encoding these proteins:
- the LOC120395743 gene encoding olfactory receptor 52E4-like, with protein sequence MSYSNTTDFTNPSTFILLGISGLEAAHVWISIPFCIMYAISILGNFTILFIVKREPSLHVPMYYFLCMLAFTDLVLSMSTLPKMLSIFWFNSREINFSACLTQMYFIHCFAVIESGIFMAMALDRYVAICDPLRHSTILTNPVVAKIILAVVLRGCVLVLPYPFLVRRWPYCRTNIIPHTHCEHIYVVTLACADIRVNSYYGLFVLFCGNGLDMFFIAVSYTYILRAIFRLPTKDARLKTFGTCVSHLCAILAFYIPGLFSSLTYRFGQNVARHFHVLIANVYLLVPPMVNPIIYGVRTKQIRDRLLRLFTHKKT encoded by the coding sequence ATGTCATATTCcaacacaaccgacttcaccaacccctccaccttcatcctgctgggcatttctggcctggaggcagcccatgtctggatctccatccccttctgcatcaTGTACGCCATatccatcttggggaacttcaccatcctgttcatcgtgaagagggagccgagcctccatgtgcccatgtactatttcctctgcatgctggctttCACTGATCTGGTCCTATCCATGTCCAccctgcccaaaatgctgagcatcttctggttcaattccagggagatcaatttcagtgcctgcctcacccagatgtacttcattcactgcttcgcAGTGATAGAGTCTGGGATCTTCATGGCCATGGCTttggatcgctacgtggccatctgcgaccccctgagacattccaccatcctgacaaaccctgTGGTGGCCAAGATCAtcctggccgtggtgctgcgtgGTTGTGTGCTCGTACTGCCTTATCCCTTCCTGGTGAGGCgctggccatattgcagaaccaacatcatcccccacacgCACTGTGAACACATCTACGTGGTGACGCTGGCCTGCGCCGACATCCGTGTCAATAGTTATTATGGCCTCTTTGTGCTGTTCTGTGGGAATGGTCTGGATATGTTTTTTATTGCCGTGTCCTATACttacatcctcagggccatcttcagactccccacaaaggacgcccggctcaagacaTTTGGGACCTGTGTCTCCCATCTCTGTGCCAtcttagccttttacatccctggtctcttctcctccctcacaTACCGGTTTGGCCAGAATGTGGCCCGGCATTTCCACGTTCTCATTGCCAATGTGTACCTCCTGGTGCCTCCCATggtaaaccccatcatctacggggtgaggaccaaacagatccgggacaggctgctccggctctttactcataaaaaGACCTAA